From the genome of Williamwhitmania taraxaci, one region includes:
- a CDS encoding cupin domain-containing protein produces the protein MKITKFQDQALKDTPHKVDVREMYNKESAQAMLITLKPGESLKPHKTPVDVFFFIVEGLPTIHIGEESIQCEAKSLVESPANVVHSISNETDKAAGILVVKAPRPTALTKVL, from the coding sequence ATGAAAATCACTAAATTCCAAGATCAGGCTCTGAAAGATACACCTCACAAGGTAGATGTAAGAGAGATGTATAATAAAGAATCGGCACAGGCAATGCTTATTACTTTAAAGCCTGGCGAAAGTTTAAAGCCACACAAAACTCCAGTAGATGTTTTCTTCTTTATTGTTGAAGGACTTCCAACAATTCATATCGGGGAGGAAAGTATTCAATGTGAAGCAAAATCATTAGTGGAAAGTCCTGCTAATGTTGTTCATAGTATTAGTAATGAAACAGACAAAGCCGCTGGGATTCTGGTTGTGAAAGCACCACGTCCTACTGCTTTGACGAAAGTTCTTTAA